A single window of Methylocella tundrae DNA harbors:
- a CDS encoding cobyrinate a,c-diamide synthase gives MSFPRGLLIAAPRSGSGKTVLTLGLMRAFRNKGLAVGAAKCGPDYIDPAFHAAATGQNSVNLDSWAMAPPLLCALAGAASLTKDGEPCDLVLCEGSMGLFDGVIAPPGRSGASADVAAALGWPVLLCVDVSGQAQSAAAVVKGCATYDSRINIAGVVLNRVASERHRRLAAQAIAALGVPVLGALPRTTKIDLPERHLGLVQAEEIAGLDALLDAIAAFVGAHCDLNAIGASARAGSFPEQAPVAALRPPAQRIAIARDIAFSFLYPHILEGWRRLGAELSFFSPLADEAPPPDCDLCWLPGGYPELHAGKLAASGQFLAGLRRFALTRPVHGECGGYMVLGQSLIDKAGEAHAMAGLLSQSFSFAERKLNLGYRDARLAAAHPLGAAGSSLRGHEFHYATTLAASETDAPFALVRDAHGGAERMEGGRRGQTSGSFFHIIAAA, from the coding sequence ATGAGCTTTCCGCGCGGCCTTCTGATCGCCGCGCCGCGCTCCGGCAGCGGCAAGACCGTGCTGACCCTTGGTCTGATGCGCGCCTTCAGGAACAAGGGCCTTGCCGTCGGCGCCGCCAAATGCGGGCCGGATTATATTGATCCGGCCTTCCACGCCGCCGCCACCGGGCAAAACAGCGTCAATCTCGACAGCTGGGCGATGGCCCCCCCGCTTCTGTGCGCCCTCGCCGGCGCCGCCAGCCTGACAAAGGATGGCGAGCCTTGCGATCTTGTGCTCTGCGAGGGCTCGATGGGGCTTTTCGACGGCGTCATCGCGCCGCCCGGGCGCAGCGGAGCATCGGCGGACGTCGCGGCGGCGCTCGGCTGGCCGGTTCTCCTCTGCGTCGACGTAAGCGGCCAGGCGCAATCGGCCGCCGCCGTGGTCAAGGGCTGCGCGACCTATGATTCGCGTATTAACATCGCCGGCGTCGTTTTGAACCGCGTCGCCAGCGAGCGCCACCGAAGGCTCGCGGCGCAAGCGATTGCAGCGCTGGGCGTTCCCGTCCTCGGCGCCCTGCCGCGAACGACAAAAATCGACTTGCCGGAACGTCATCTCGGACTCGTTCAGGCGGAGGAAATCGCGGGTCTCGACGCCCTGCTTGACGCCATCGCGGCCTTCGTCGGCGCGCATTGCGATCTCAACGCCATTGGCGCGTCGGCCCGCGCGGGATCTTTTCCCGAGCAGGCGCCGGTCGCCGCTCTGCGCCCGCCAGCGCAGCGCATCGCCATCGCGCGGGATATCGCATTTTCTTTTCTCTATCCGCATATTCTGGAGGGCTGGCGCAGGCTCGGCGCGGAACTCAGCTTCTTTTCGCCTCTGGCCGATGAGGCGCCTCCCCCTGACTGCGACCTCTGCTGGCTTCCCGGCGGCTATCCCGAGCTTCATGCCGGCAAGCTCGCCGCCTCCGGCCAGTTTCTCGCGGGGCTCCGCCGATTTGCCTTGACGAGGCCGGTGCATGGCGAATGCGGCGGCTATATGGTGCTGGGCCAGAGCCTCATCGACAAAGCCGGCGAGGCTCACGCGATGGCAGGGCTGCTGTCTCAAAGCTTCAGCTTTGCAGAACGCAAACTGAATCTTGGCTATCGGGACGCGCGGCTGGCCGCCGCCCACCCGCTTGGCGCCGCTGGATCGAGCCTGCGCGGCCATGAATTTCATTATGCGACGACATTGGCCGCCAGCGAGACCGACGCCCCCTTCGCTCTGGTTCGGGACGCGCATGGCGGCGCCGAACGCATGGAAGGCGGCCGGCGCGGGCAAACGAGCGGCAGTTTCTTTCACATCATCGCCGCCGCATAG
- a CDS encoding GNAT family N-acetyltransferase: MNKPIRRSDRQHTIKLPDGELFQLRYVRPDDGARLEEMFSHASPEDIHFRCLGAVHDFAGKMAEKFTSLDPETEAAIIATTLPESGPEEIFGIVHIAQEHADSETAEYDIMVRSDFKAHGLGYQLMTEILLCARRRGLKAVTGTISADNFKMLQMVAEHGFRSRRTEDNAVEVRVDFAELDARLEAELSGS, from the coding sequence ATGAACAAGCCGATCAGACGGTCAGACCGTCAACATACGATCAAGCTCCCGGACGGTGAGCTGTTTCAGCTTCGCTACGTGCGTCCCGACGACGGGGCGCGTCTCGAAGAGATGTTTTCCCATGCCTCGCCGGAGGACATTCATTTCCGCTGCCTCGGCGCCGTGCATGATTTCGCCGGTAAAATGGCCGAAAAATTCACAAGCCTTGATCCGGAAACGGAGGCGGCCATCATCGCGACAACCCTGCCGGAGTCGGGCCCCGAGGAAATCTTCGGCATCGTGCACATCGCACAAGAGCATGCAGATTCCGAAACGGCCGAATATGACATTATGGTGCGCTCCGACTTCAAGGCGCACGGCCTCGGATATCAGCTCATGACCGAAATCCTTCTCTGCGCGAGACGGCGCGGGCTGAAGGCGGTCACGGGGACCATTTCCGCGGACAACTTCAAGATGCTGCAAATGGTGGCCGAGCACGGCTTCCGTTCGCGGCGGACCGAAGACAACGCCGTCGAGGTCCGCGTCGATTTCGCCGAACTCGACGCGCGCCTCGAAGCTGAACTTTCGGGAAGCTGA